One window from the genome of Cryptococcus tetragattii IND107 chromosome 2, whole genome shotgun sequence encodes:
- a CDS encoding dihydroorotase, homodimeric type has product MPQEIVLSSPADFHVHVRQGKMCELVTPQVAKGGVRTAYVMPNLVPPLTSTDAVVSYKADLEKIDPSVQWLMTLYLHPDVTPAEIRKAAKAGIKGVKSYPRGVTTNSSSGIEDYEVYYPVFKAMEEEGMVLNLHGEVPSDADKNISILNAEVHFLEHLRKLATAFPKLRIVLEHATTSAAVEAVVSLPSNVACTITAHHLYLTIDEVAPQPHHFCKPLAKEPKDRKALQDAIKSGNEKFFLGSDSAPHPLSSKAPALTDEGAVSACAAGVYTSPILIPLVATLLESFGALDKLEGFVSGHGRNFYGEPAMKGQELTLRRTKENEGFVKGTFRGDGVEVMPFWTGKRLGWEIAQ; this is encoded by the exons ATGCCACAAGAAATCgtcctttcctctcctgctGA ctTCCATGTCCATGTGAGACAAGGAAAGATGTGCGAGCTCGTCACTCCACAAGTCGCCAAGGGCGGTGTTCGCACCGCGTATGTAATG CCCAACCTCGTCCCACCTCTTACGTCCACCGATGCTGTGGTATCCTACAAGGCCGAccttgagaagattgatcCCTCTGTTCAGTGGCTCATGACCCTTTACTTGCATCCTGATGTAACTCCTGCTGAGATTCGCAAAGCTGCGAAAGCGGGCATCAAAG GTGTCAAGTCCTACCCTCGAGGAGTCACTACCAACTCCAGTTCAGGCATCGAAGATTACGAAGTCTACTACCCCGTATTCAAGGCtatggaggaggaaggcatGGTCTTGAACTTGCACGGGGAAGTCCCCAGCGACGCTGACAAG AACATCTCAATCCTTAACGCTGAGGTTCACTTCCTCGAGCACCTCCGGAAACTCGCCACCGCTTTCCCCAAGCTCCGTATCGTTCTTGAGCATGCTACCACCTCTGCTGCGGTGGAGGCTGTtgtttcccttccttccaacGTCGCCTGCACCATCACGGCTCACCACCTCTATCTTACTATCGACGAGGTTGCTCCACAACCACATCACTTCTGCAAGCCTCTTGCCAAGGAGCCCAAGGATAGAAAGGCTCTTCAAGACGCCATCAAGAGTGGAAACGAGAAGTTCTTCTTGGGCAGTGACAGTGCTCCCCACCCCTTGTCCAGCAAGGCCCCTGCTTTAACTGATGAGGGTGCTGTGAGCGCTTGTGCCGCCGGTGTGTACACCAGCCCCATCTTAATCCCTCTTGTTGCGACCCTTTTGGAAAGTTTCGGCGCTTTGGATAAGCTCGAGGGGTTTGTTAGTGGACACGGAAGGAATTTCTATGGGGAGCCTGCCATGAAGGGACAGGAGTTGACgttgaggaggacgaaggagaatgaaggtTTCGTTAAGGGAACATTCAGGGGTGATGGTGTCGAGGTGATGCCTTTCTGGACTGGCAAGAGGTTGGGTTGGGAAATCGCTCAATGA